Genomic window (Culex pipiens pallens isolate TS chromosome 3, TS_CPP_V2, whole genome shotgun sequence):
tacgcattttaactcggccgggggtggtacattacgtagggtttgatgtaagtataagcgcctaaccatttatagtgtgcctatcaactttcattaaagcaaaaactgttttatttttagtttgaattcaaaaactaattgttatttactgtgtattgttttctcctgaaatcttccctattgttgggtctgtttatctgttgctatttcttctgtcgcggtgttttgttacaatttttggtcctaagcatgttataaaagtttaccaaaaatacaatagtaatttttgtgtaaatcctttaaccattccataaattgagtaagggctcaaacctcacttatttgaaaaaaagggtaaagattgaaaacaattgacagtaaaagagaatttattttataaaaatcaagtatcaatagtaagagaatgatgagcgtattttgaagaataaaaatgataagctagatgtattaaatgtaaaattagacaatagttaataaatagagatacaaaacaagcttagattatagtaatgataatttataggaccgataaagaattattcaaataaataaattcgcaataaaatcaaaaaagattaggcgaatgataaatagacttgatataactagtacattaaggaaaagtatatttttaaggaaaaaaaaaacaaacaaagtttgttacagcagtatcaattgatagataagagtggaaaagctttgagagataagagaatcaaaagttagtaaaattaaaatcaaatgttggatattaaatagaagaatcagtgaagaattaggagtcagaagagcaaaataaaaataggagataggtggtagctgagaatgaagagaagagaaaccccgttgtgcgatgtttcaggtacatccacagcagttgactcaacatactgcgaatcaaaacaataccgtctacaatcacaaattacttccctttcccacattgtcgcgcccctttcttttagccgtctcgactctgacccgcggtggtcaaaggtttacgatccgtttccacaggccaccagctaggtcatcatgaaaaccaagccaacgtggaggtaagaaaataggacactcgcaaggaaccagagctatactgttctgatcaagataatgcggatgatctaacagaactacggatgtagttagttacgctccttccagaatgttccttacgtggacgtcaaccgaagagcacgcaacaaggtcagtgccattgcatgctcttaggtatcaatccttggcctgcgaATAGCATaactattattaaaaattaaaaaaatattaattattattaaataaacagaaatgttcacaaaaagttgctctactcgttggtgtacttggttttagtaaatttcaaggaacactccagattatccagcatcattcaaacacgaccgcttattaggcctaaaatgggtatatttaccCTATctgatgaaatttcaatttggcTGATGCTTTGTGAGTACTTTccctataaacaaaaaaaggtatttCGCAACATTAGGTCTGTATGAACcattatcaaaatcaaatcaaatcaaatcaaagcaaattattcgctctacagcattgccttggcgttctcgattgcgagattcctactcgaaactaggtgttcgaaggcttgattgttgaggcaattgcaaacctctttttacaccttagcttccatccaccccgggaactgacgacctttggattgttagtccaactgcctaccagcgtctccaccgaggcaggacccagggagacgactcctacacctggactgagctaacgaactaaccttttttaggttagtccgggaccaacatttacttcccttccgacggaaggcgtgatcagacaaatctcgcctCGAAAAATGctaccgggaccgtctgggatcgaacccaggccgactgggtgagaggcaatcacgcttacccctacaccacggtcccgaccATTATACAATGAACCattatacaattttgaaatgtccatacaaaaagctaaacatcaaaatataaaaaaaaacttgaacatCTCGAGAACAATTTTATTATCGGTTTCAGCAAGGTTTGAACCAGTATCGTGCCCAGCTCCTTGCGGAAGGTgggcaataatatggacgttttgaGCACGTCGTTTGTGGACAacccctgaccaaatttagtACAAAATAAtgggaataaaaaaatcagttgcATAGATATCGTCATCAGAATTTTTCCCAACAACCGTAAGTAAAATGTACagcgtaaaaattaaaaaaaaaatgtaaaaaaaaaattggcagcaTTGTCATTTTATATATctcgaaaataaattttaatatatattttttaaatgggcattatgcccagtttttattttactgatataaattgaagaaaaaagctatcgaaacaaatcattttttaaaaaaatgttgaaaacgcAATGGAATTGCAAGCAATTTCCTGACACCGACGGGAAGTTCAAGTACCTAAAATGCATAAAATTGGCCACCGAAAAAGCGCTTCCCCAACACAGACGTGAACTTCAAGTACCTGAAGTACCTACTTCTCCTACCTAATTCAAGTATCTacatcaggggtgaccaaagtatggcccgcgggccaaatgtgggccgcgaggtgattttttgtggcccgcggacccattttgagtGATCATGGAAAATGGCTCTTTGACCAATTTGAtaagtgattttataattccTACAATTAGGGTTTAGTTTAAGCTTTTTTTgtgaatcttttttattttttggtaacaAAACTAATTATTTACCGTCAACGGGGGTGAATCagaacacatggggcgaattgggacagcagttttaaccatgttggagcacaatattttgatttttctgattggTTTCGATTAGAAcagactagaggtgggcaaaaccgctcttttttaggagccgctctttttcgttcgctcattaaaaagagccgctcttttgaacggctctttcgtcctttttcaaaatttggatgaaaaagattttttcaagaatcgtgcgattttatttggagaaaatattctgtgaactcttctCTACATTCTAATTTAAtagataaagtctataaacgctaaagtttaatcggacaaaatgattaatttttttccaaaatctcacaaatattcagtagatttttggtaatatttgacaaattatgctatttgaaatgctaaaatttgtattccggtattgcattttcaattcccaaaaacaaatttaatactacattttttggaaattcaataaattatatttataacaaaaatcatgccatattgaaacggttctttcaaaagaccggagtttaaaaaaaaccgcgAACCGCGAATAATTTTTGTTCTATGATATTGAAATGaagaaaacgtttaaaaatacatgaatttttaaaaacttcaattgtCAGATGAATGTTCCATAAAGAtcgtttattttattcaaataaataaattttcatgtttggcccgcaagctcatgtgagcttcaaatttggcccgccattcaaaaactttgggcacccctgatcTACATAAACGTTACGTTATtcaacgccattccggttatgtcacGTTAACTACGTTGACCTTTAGAAGATCAATTTCGGTGTTTATGTCTTACCTGCGACAGCGAGATGACCGAGTTGTCATCGTTGACGGCCTCGTCCACGATCAGACGGTTCGGGCGGTCCTTGCGCTTCAGGATCGCGGTCGCCAAATCGTCACTGCGTTGCGTGTGCGTTAATTAACGCCGCCACCATGAAAAAGAGAAGGGAAAGAGAAAGAAAAGGCGATTAGTGAGTTGCCAACATAAGTTTGTTTGCCTTGCTCTTTATTTATGTTGGCCGGCCCTTTTTGAATGCGTTCTGCGAGGGAAATTCTTTCTTTGTTGGAGGTGGCAACTTTTTGTGCACTTGTTAAGcgttataaagtttagttattttaaagcataggaaatataaatttcaatttgaattttataaattttcaagaaaaatttaaataggaattgattttttaaataatattagttttttttttttttttgaaaatgttcaataaaccaaatttccagtttttgctttttgggtgtttttgaaaccgccttgagtcaggggtattgaaaaacactcaaaaagcaaaaacttaaaatttggttctttagaccttttcaaaaaaaaactcgagaattgTATCCAATGAAAGTTAGAAAGAGATAGGCGATGTTACCCTATCATTAAATTTACAGGTTAGAATTATCCGGCAAAATATCGGAGAatgttttcattgaattttctgcCAAAATGATATCATTTGGGTAACTTTGTAAAGAATTACAgcaaaaacatgtaaaattttgttattttgttgaaactttaaagatttttgaagacATTTCTCAAACTGAAGTGCCTTCATCTAAACAAAATGGACAGCTTACGTATCATTACGGAAAAGGGAACTTTCTAGACTGAACCCTAATTAACACAAATTGTAATCAATTTCACAATTCTTCCCAACAATCCGGAAGTTCCCCCCGGGGATGTTTACTCATCGTTCACTTCCGACATCGGCACTCGGCCTACTTGTCTTTCGACTTGGTCACATCATGACAAGCGAAAATTGAAGCGAAATGGTGCAACTCCTCCGCCGCTGGGGCAGCACCGTCGTCCCCCTTTGGGCCACCTCAGCGGAACCAGCAAAAACGACAATCTTCCCGACCCAGACTTACTTCTTTCCTTCGGCCATCGTTGAATCCGGCTTATGAACTCTCGCGCGTGGGGACAAAGAAACTCCTGTTTCGACTTTCGAAGCGAAAATTACAACCCAAAGCCGAGAAACCTTTTTTCCTAACTGTTACTTTTTCCTTCAGACAACCAACCAGCAGCAGACACGGGAGACGACGCGActctttttctcttttcttCGCAGCACAATGACTCGCCAGCCAACAACGCGACTGACAGAAGGGTCGAGCAAACGTTTGATCGATTTTTTGTTCGTCTTTTGTACGCGATCTCTGCAGCGCGGGGTTGCGTTTTGTCTGTACGGTCAAAGGTGCGCGCGCGGAAAACTCTGCAGTGGGCCACACTGAAATAAATGCCTCGATCGGGGTCATGCATCATGGTCGTAGACTAGTGAGTATTCATGGAATATAGAGAAATTTAATTAAGTCCTCGTAGTTTGAATTTTAGTTTatcataacatttcaaaagtgtaACAAGATTTGAATCTGCACGGAATTCACCTGAACAAAGAAAGCACATTAACATCAGCGTAGTTTACATGTCGGATTCATTATCTGACTCATAATCCCAAAGCGGAACCATCAAATCCAGAAGTTTAACGATGCAGGATAGCAAATCATCACTGATACCTGCTTTGATCTCAATCCCGCGATAGGTAAAACTCTGCAAATGCttggaaaaataaacaaaatcatcCTTCTCCAGGTTCCAGTAAGGACTCTGGAGCgtaaaatgcttgagattgcgGCAGAGCCGTTTCACGTTGTCCGTTGACGCGTGGGTCGTACGTCCGGAAAGCACGGTGAGCCGTTCCAGCTGGGTTAGCGTTTGGCACATCTCCAACACCAGCCCGTCGTCGACGTTCGCTTTGGGGCCAAACCGCAGCTCCGTCAGCCGCGGAAACAGATGGAACAGTTCGTGCACGTGCTCGTTCGCTTGACCCACGTATTCACCAAGCTCGAGGCATCGCAGACTTTCGAGCGGTTGCTGCTGGCAGTGGAACGGTTCATCCTCGAACCAATGCACTTGGAACGAGGTAAGCTTGAGGTTGCGCAACGCGACCGGCTGGGTGATTAAGTGAAGTAGTTGGTGCCAACTCTCGAAATCACACTCATTCAGGGTCATGGAGTGCAGGTGGGGTGAGTTACGCAGAACATCACCCAACGAATCTCCCGCCAGGGTTACAGTCTCGAGGTGCAACTCTCGAAGCATGGGGAATCGAGGAACATTACGGATGCGTAACTTTGGGCCGGAAAGCGGCACGTAGTAGGAAGTATTCCAATCGATTCGCAGGCTCTCCAAGTGGGGCAAAACGTTCGGGATCGCTGGCAACTCTTCGTACTGGGAAATTCCGGATTCATTTAGCTTCAAATTGAATCGCTTGAGCCTTGGCAGGGCTTGAAGTAACTCGTTCAGAaactgcaataaaaaaaaaacttagctaAAAGATTGCTTAACAAGATTATTTAAAACTTACTTTATCGTCAAAAACGTTAGGAACGGTAATATCTTCGATGGAAGGATTAAGTCGGGCGAATTGAACCAACATATTCCCGAAATCCGCTTCATTAAAAGCTGGGTTCATGGTCACTCGCTTCAGACCGAGTAAGGTCAATTTCGTAAACTCCTTAAGGTAGATTCGAGGAGCTTCCAGAATCAGATCCtcaattgtgttttttaccTTGGACTGGACAAACTCAACCATCGTATCGGCAGAACGCTCGCGCGTGTAACACTCGAGGACCTTTAGTTGTGTGATCATGCGACCCAGGTGACCAAGACTTGAATGCTTCAGCGACAACTTCTTCAAGTGGCTCAGCTCAAAATCCAACTCGTCCGGCTCACTGCCGCGTGCCTCCCTTATCTGAGCGACGTTTAGCAGCTCCAGCAACTGCAGGTTCGGCGTGTGGCGCAGCATCGTAACGGGAATCTGGCAATGCGAAAAGCTGAGACAAGTGACCGTCGCCGCGACCTGTGGCCACCACGAGCCGATGTAGCCAATCTTGAGGTAATTATCGCACTTGAAAGCCACGGTCGACGCTGGCACGGCCGGTGGCGGCTTGTAACCGCGGTTGATCACCTTGAACTTGCCGGGGGCAGCACCGTGGGGGTAAACGAGCCGGAACTTGTCCCTGAGCGCAGGGCAGCGGCCGACGGCGTCCCGCCAGAGGTGGCACGTTTCGCGAACGCTGAGCAGATCGTCGAACGAAAGGCGCCCGAAGATTTGCTGCAAAAGCTCCGGTGGCAACGCGCTGATTGTGGTTTCGGTTCGGGCCCGTTTGGCTTGCGACCGGGTCAAGTACTTTCGCTTGGGCATGGTCAACCTGGGTGGGtcaaccaagaaaaaatcagaaaacaatGTTTAGCATAGCTTATGGATTATTAAGTAACAAATATTACCTGGCGTGTAGATCTTGACAACTACAAAATTACAGTTACTAACAAATCCAGTAGAAAAcgcaacacaaaacacaaaaactatTCAAAACTTACTTGTTCCTTCCGCCAACGCAAGTTTCGGGCTAAATTTGACCGCTGGCTTCGATGCTGATGACAGTCAAGTCTGCAGGACGAAATCTAGCAACACTGCTAGATCGGCGATCGACGAAGTTGGGGAAAGGGATCATTCAAAAATTCCGTTTTTGTATTTACACTGAGAATCAACATTACACACTGCACAGTTCCCTTTTACACACTTGGGATTCgtgctcgatcattgtttgcatcagaacaCTGTgtcgagaagttcgtcattttttggtttaatacatctgctgcaaccttccatcggatgaggaagtaaaatgtcggtcccggccttggttgttaggccgttaagtcattccaggtgtaggagtcgtctccatgccataagtacaaacaacacaccaaaccaacccTACTccagtggaatcgctggcggcgattggactcgcaatccgaaggtcgtcagttcaaacactggggtggaaggttccttggagtagaaagaggtttgggtgctctccccattcaagccttcggactcctaggttcgagcagaaacttgcaatagagaccacaaaagacccgggggtcgttaatgtggatggttcgattttttttttttgggtttaattatatttttttcattgggccattattgaaaattataaagtttagttaattgggtactaaagccctatgtcaatttttatgtacaacggtaaaaaacacgattaaaaaccatttctgatcactttttttcattttaatgcaaaatttttttttgacaagacaacattttttcgatggatcaactatggtccccttggaacgagctgtcaagtaggagcttttctgtcaagaaggatcgcgaggttaatttttcgaaattgatttaaaaatccattttaaactctttgtggtcgtacaaagggtcattttactcagaaaaatcagctttatcgctgtaaacaataatatcagcaatctaagcttcattttaggacccaattgagcaattctctacgaaatcggtcttttttcctaaattttaatttttgtattttttaaacccactgaaacttttttggtgccttcggtatgcccaaagaagccattttgcattattagtttgtccataaaattttccatacaaatttggcaactgtccatacaagaatgatgtatgaaaattcaaaaatctgtattttttgaaggaattttttgatcgatttggtgtctacggcaaagttgtaggtatggatacagactacactgaaataaaatgatacattgtaaaaaaaaaattgatgatttttttatttaactttttatcactaaaacttgatttgcaaaaaaaacactatttttattttttttattttttgatatgttttagaggacataaaatgccaacttttcagaaatttccaggttgtgcaaaaaatctttgagcgagttatgaatttttgaatcaatactgatttttaaaaaaaattgaaatattggttgcaaaaatttttcaacttcatttttcgatgtaaaatcaaatttgcaatcaaaaagtactttagtaaaattttgataaagtgcaccgttttcaagttaaatccattctaaggtgacttttttgaaaatagtcgaagtttttcatttttttaaattagtgcacatgtttgcccacctttgaaaagaatttttttgaaaagcggagaaaattctctatattttgcatttttgaactttgttgatacctgggtgatgaatagagagaatgcgtaacgtgattttcgaatgatcccactttgtttacatctacaaagtaggaggttgtccaagcacaagcatgactttttttattattgataaatgagctgttttataatcagtagtgtgtgatttattttgtctaatttttgacattttttgctggaaaattgtgagggttttcaagtttcgataggttagaagaggtttttcttttttacgggtgacgaagaactgcggcgagagtgtcattctgcgattttgcagataaattccctggctgattttggaatcctgcagcacTTCCTGGGCCAGCGATAAAACATCGCTTGTTCTTGTGaggctgatccaacaaacagagaaaaaTGTCATTAAATTAATAGGTTTTCAAATGGATTGAAActataaagacagcttctggatagATACAACCGCATCCACTCCATAATTAACTTCCATTtatgattataaaaaatgatatcgacattagaaaatggtgtgttgtttgggtgggacttagaaaacattaattttcctgtttctaaacctttgcatggcaatatctcagcaactaagggtcgtatcaacaaagttcaaaaatgcaaaatatagagaattttctccgcttttcaaaaaaattattttcaaaggtgggcaaacatgtgcactaatttaaaaaaatgaaaaacttcgactattttcaaaaaagtcaccttagaatggatttaacttgaaaacggtgcactttatcagaattttactaaagtactttttgattgcaaatttgattttacatcgaaaaatgaagttgaaaaatttttgcaaccaatatttcaatttttttaaaaaatcagtattgattcaaaaattcataactcgctcaaagattttttgcacaacctggaaatttctgaaaagttggcattttatgtcctctaaaacatatcaaaaaataaaaaaaattaaaaatagtgtttttttgcaaatcaagttttagtgataaaaagttaaataaaaaaatcaccaaattttttttacagtgtatcattttttttcagtgtagtctgtatccatacctacaactttgccgaagacaccaaatcgatcaaaaaattccttcaaaaaatacagatttttgaattttcatacatcatttttgtatggacagttgccaaatttgtatggaaaattttatggacaaactaatgatgcaaaatggcttctttgggcataccgaaggcaccaaaaaagtttcagtcggattaaaaaatacaaaaaaaatcgaatgaccgaaatcctagagaactgctcaattaaAAAACCCACcatgttacacatttttagaaagatattaaaaagaccattccaacgagtttagaagattgaagatctgacaccGCTATCaagagttatgagcacttaagtgctattaatgcactttttggaggccggatctcagatatttttcagaaaacgttgtccggatctatcatgtgacctgtcgttgaataggtaatcaaaagaccctctcaacgagttcaaaagatggagatctgacaaccctatcaagttATGAGGatgaaaagcaaagcaatccactttaacgacccccgggtcttttgtgggctctgttgcaagtttctactcatttctaggcgtccgaaggttatgtgtggtgagtcactcaaaacctcttttacgctaatggaccgacgttttacttccccatccgatagaaggcgaaTCATCCGAtagaattatgaagatctgaatcccaatttttttttctaatctaatggtatgaataatgaatcaaattgatagaacactgaaggtccgcccttttgtgtctattttgggtAGCACTACCTAGCAAATCAACgtttttaaactattaaatcaagattatttttttcgaatttacaaataaaaacaaaaattgcatgAATACAGTCAaatatatttcgaaaaaaaaaagccacACAAATTCGGTCCACCCCGCGCTCAATACTTCCTCCGCTTCAGAATCTCCGGCCGCCAGTTGACCGGATGCGACTCCTCCGAGGCTTCGTCGTCTTCCTTGTAGATCTTGATCGTCTTGTCCGCCTCGGTCGTAATGAGTCGCGATCCGGACACGTCGAACGTCATCGAAAAGATGCCCGCCTCGCTGTCCATCGAGCCGGGCTGGACGGCGGCCTGGAATCGCTGGAAGTTGTACCCGGTGCGCCAGTCCCAGAAGAACATGGTCCCGTTGTCGCCTCCGGACACGAGCACACCCTCCGGGTTGACGGCCATCGCGTTAACGATCGCATTGTGGCCGTTCAGGTTCTGGATGAAGTTGCCCTCGGGACAGCGCCACTGCTTGATGTTGTCCGGCGAGGCCGACGCGAACATGTACAGCGACGGATGCAGTACAATGCTGCGGACGCTCTTTTTGTGATTGGTCAGCGTGCCCATGCTTTTACCTGCGGCTAGGTCCCACAGGCGAACCGTCGAGTCGTGGCTTCCGGTGATGACCTGCGGGTTGGCGGCCTGGCAGACCACGCTGGCCACCGTGTTGGTGTGTCCTCCCAGGGTGTGAATGTTGGCCTTGGTGCGCATGTCCCATACGCGAGCGGTAGAGTCACGACCCGCCGTCACGAGGACATCGATCGTGGGATGCAGGGACATCGTGTAGACCGCCGACAAGTGGCCGTGATAATGCCGAATGACCTTGTTGTACTCCAGATCCCAGCACTTGACCTGTCGATCCTCGCCGCAGCTGAACAGGTACGGATGCCGGGGACTCACGCACAGTCCACGAACCGTGCTGACATGACCCGTCAGGGACAGCTTCAACTTGCCGCTTGCCAGGTCCCAAATCTTAATGACCCGATCGGCAGCACCCGTGGCAAACCACTCGTTGCCCGGTTCCACCGCCACGCAGCGAACCCAACCCAAGTGACCGGAAATGACGCGGTACAACTTCCACGGGGCGTGCCACTTGGGCTTCGGAATTGTCGGAGCCTTCTTCGGCAGGATTTGAACCGTGTTGGAGGTTGAGTTTTGTGAACCCGCAGAACTCGTTGGAAGCAGTGCCGTCTGAGTGTTGACTGCGTGATCAGATTCTCCACCGGCGGTGATTGCTAAAACTAAAGAAAGGAATCAAAAAATCGTCTTTCAGGAGATCCCAAAAACGTACCATTGTCCTGCGCGGGATGTTCCGGTCGGCCACTGTCGCCCCGTAAGGCCGCCAAATGTTTGGCCTTCGCGGTCCGGTCAAACACCAGCCCGTACGTGTCGCGTGCCTTAATGTTGAACTTCATCTTTTCCCTAAATAAAAGAAACAATCAAAATtacttcaatatttcaaaactccagttcctcaaaaaaaaattaaaaaaaaaactcacagcgACTCGTCAATCTCCGGCATCAGCGACTGGTTCGCGACGAAGAAATCGTGGGTTCGCTTGAGCGAACGGAACACCAGCGTGTGCACCGAGTGCCGTTGGACCTCCTCCATCGCGGGGTTGCACTTAAATTAGCACGATTTAGTTAAACTTTAAACGGAATTAAATATTGCGGAAAAACCTGAGAGCCGCGTTTTGGAATCGTTTTTGTGTTTGCGGGGCGCACCGCgagcaacaacaaaaatgatGCGCGATTCGAGAGAAACGTCAAATGAGTCCGACATTACAGTGGTGCCAGATTTGACAATCATAGAAAGTTAAAAAGGGATATCAGACATCcgagcaaatttaaaaaaaaaatcgttacataAATAATACCTGGAAATTATTACAgcattttcacataaaattaaGTCTTGGAAATTTAGTTTTCAGAAACTccattctggagttttttttaaaagggtccaataaaccaaatttccagtttttgctttttgggtgtttttgaaaccgccttaaggggggggggggggggtattattaaaaaaaactccagatttttacAATCGagaaatttcttgttttccgtGTAGCACTGTCGGAGTTGAACGAATCGATGCGCTGTCaaaaagcaactgtcaaaaaggaaaacctgtttttttttatcaatcgaCGACGACAGTCGAGCCAGAGAGTGTCAGTCATCAGTTGCGCGacgactgtgtgtgtgtgtggtgcagCGAAATTTTCATTGATAAAAACAGGATCACTGTCATTCAACAAGGAAACTCCTCTTTTCCAGCCCGAATCGTGCCCATTTTTTTCTCGTGAATCGTGAGTGCGTGTCCGGTGCAGTGACAATGTCCAACAAAATCGAGGAAGCCCAGGAACACATCCGCCAGGCCGAGAAAAGGTAGAGGAGTCCTTTTCACCGAGCCAAAAAAAAGGAGGGTTTGGGGAGGAAAAATCGATGatgtttttttctgcttttccgTGGAGGCTCTGCCCTGATCAAGATttaaggaaattttaaattgttggtTGTTTACTGTCTTTGGAGAAAGGCCTAACGAGCTGGGTTTGCCAGTGATACGGCTTGGAAAACAATTAATTTGCATTTTGTTCTATATTTATCATCCACCACACTCTCCGTCCACACCCATCAACCACCATGGACCAACTTTTGTGCCCCAAACAAAAGCCTGAAAACA
Coding sequences:
- the LOC120420112 gene encoding pleiotropic regulator 1 — protein: MEEVQRHSVHTLVFRSLKRTHDFFVANQSLMPEIDESLEKMKFNIKARDTYGLVFDRTAKAKHLAALRGDSGRPEHPAQDNVLAITAGGESDHAVNTQTALLPTSSAGSQNSTSNTVQILPKKAPTIPKPKWHAPWKLYRVISGHLGWVRCVAVEPGNEWFATGAADRVIKIWDLASGKLKLSLTGHVSTVRGLCVSPRHPYLFSCGEDRQVKCWDLEYNKVIRHYHGHLSAVYTMSLHPTIDVLVTAGRDSTARVWDMRTKANIHTLGGHTNTVASVVCQAANPQVITGSHDSTVRLWDLAAGKSMGTLTNHKKSVRSIVLHPSLYMFASASPDNIKQWRCPEGNFIQNLNGHNAIVNAMAVNPEGVLVSGGDNGTMFFWDWRTGYNFQRFQAAVQPGSMDSEAGIFSMTFDVSGSRLITTEADKTIKIYKEDDEASEESHPVNWRPEILKRRKY
- the LOC120420126 gene encoding uncharacterized protein LOC120420126 isoform X1 — encoded protein: MPKRKYLTRSQAKRARTETTISALPPELLQQIFGRLSFDDLLSVRETCHLWRDAVGRCPALRDKFRLVYPHGAAPGKFKVINRGYKPPPAVPASTVAFKCDNYLKIGYIGSWWPQVAATVTCLSFSHCQIPVTMLRHTPNLQLLELLNVAQIREARGSEPDELDFELSHLKKLSLKHSSLGHLGRMITQLKVLECYTRERSADTMVEFVQSKVKNTIEDLILEAPRIYLKEFTKLTLLGLKRVTMNPAFNEADFGNMLVQFARLNPSIEDITVPNVFDDKFLNELLQALPRLKRFNLKLNESGISQYEELPAIPNVLPHLESLRIDWNTSYYVPLSGPKLRIRNVPRFPMLRELHLETVTLAGDSLGDVLRNSPHLHSMTLNECDFESWHQLLHLITQPVALRNLKLTSFQVHWFEDEPFHCQQQPLESLRCLELGEYVGQANEHVHELFHLFPRLTELRFGPKANVDDGLVLEMCQTLTQLERLTVLSGRTTHASTDNVKRLCRNLKHFTLQSPYWNLEKDDFVYFSKHLQSFTYRGIEIKAGISDDLLSCIVKLLDLMVPLWDYESDNESDM
- the LOC120420126 gene encoding uncharacterized protein LOC120420126 isoform X2 is translated as MPKRKYLTRSQAKRARTETTISALPPELLQQIFGRLSFDDLLSVRETCHLWRDAVGRCPALRDKFRLVYPHGAAPGKFKVINRGYKPPPAVPASTVAFKCDNYLKIGYIGSWWPQVAATVTCLSFSHCQIPVTMLRHTPNLQLLELLNVAQIREARGSEPDELDFELSHLKKLSLKHSSLGHLGRMITQLKVLECYTRERSADTMVEFVQSKFLNELLQALPRLKRFNLKLNESGISQYEELPAIPNVLPHLESLRIDWNTSYYVPLSGPKLRIRNVPRFPMLRELHLETVTLAGDSLGDVLRNSPHLHSMTLNECDFESWHQLLHLITQPVALRNLKLTSFQVHWFEDEPFHCQQQPLESLRCLELGEYVGQANEHVHELFHLFPRLTELRFGPKANVDDGLVLEMCQTLTQLERLTVLSGRTTHASTDNVKRLCRNLKHFTLQSPYWNLEKDDFVYFSKHLQSFTYRGIEIKAGISDDLLSCIVKLLDLMVPLWDYESDNESDM